From a region of the Candidatus Methylomirabilis tolerans genome:
- a CDS encoding cytochrome C oxidase subunit IV family protein, giving the protein MTTERVHPNYVAIWVWLVVLMVAGLLATHLPLGKPAINNLIFAIATVKAVLVALNYMHLKSENWLIYALAIVPVLLVVAMTLVLFPDIVFHH; this is encoded by the coding sequence GTGACTACTGAACGAGTTCACCCGAACTATGTGGCTATCTGGGTGTGGCTGGTCGTGTTGATGGTCGCCGGTCTCCTCGCAACCCATTTGCCATTGGGAAAACCGGCTATCAATAATCTGATCTTTGCGATTGCAACCGTCAAGGCTGTGCTGGTCGCGCTGAACTACATGCACCTGAAATCTGAGAATTGGCTGATCTATGCTCTGGCGATCGTTCCAGTGCTCCTCGTCGTTGCCATGACCTTAGTTCTTTTTCCAGACATCGTCTTCCACCATTGA
- the thiO gene encoding glycine oxidase ThiO, with the protein MAKGANVIIIGGGIIGVATAYALTRAHVKRVVLIERGGLGRQASRASAGMLVPQAEAEEPGPFFDLCLAAKDRYRGLADEIRDATGEDIEYCRWGLLYLVDPTEHEAAKGRAAWQRSAGLRVEELSGREVRALEPALNPEIGGALFFPDEAHVRPCTVVSGLAAGARAGGAEILENVEAVDFILDEDRLRGVNVGGKTILADTVVACAGAWSGRLLDRIGHRLPMEPVRGQIIRARFERPPLTHPVWGPVGYLVPRLNGELLIGTTVEQAGFVSASTLAGVAELCEAARTMVPNLMTAPLDRTWAGLRPRLPDGLPAIGRFANIPNLIVATGHYRNGILLGPLTGELIADLILDKEPSFPLQPFSPDRFAG; encoded by the coding sequence ATGGCTAAAGGCGCAAATGTCATCATTATCGGCGGCGGGATTATCGGCGTGGCCACCGCCTACGCCCTGACGCGAGCGCACGTCAAGCGTGTCGTCCTGATCGAACGCGGAGGGCTCGGGCGGCAGGCATCGCGGGCGTCGGCAGGCATGTTGGTGCCTCAGGCAGAGGCGGAAGAGCCCGGACCTTTCTTCGATCTTTGCCTTGCCGCAAAGGATCGCTATCGGGGGCTGGCCGATGAAATTCGAGACGCAACCGGCGAGGACATTGAGTATTGCCGGTGGGGGCTGCTATACCTCGTTGATCCGACCGAGCACGAAGCCGCCAAAGGACGAGCGGCCTGGCAGCGATCGGCCGGCCTGCGCGTGGAGGAACTGTCCGGACGTGAGGTGCGTGCCTTGGAACCTGCCCTGAATCCAGAGATCGGCGGCGCGCTCTTCTTTCCGGATGAGGCCCATGTCAGACCCTGTACCGTCGTGTCCGGGCTGGCGGCGGGGGCGCGCGCCGGCGGCGCTGAGATCCTGGAGAACGTCGAAGCGGTCGACTTTATTCTGGATGAGGACCGGCTGCGCGGCGTGAACGTCGGAGGAAAAACCATCCTGGCAGACACTGTAGTCGCCTGTGCCGGCGCATGGTCCGGCCGCCTTCTGGATCGCATCGGCCATAGACTTCCTATGGAACCTGTGCGAGGCCAGATCATTCGGGCTCGATTTGAACGTCCGCCACTCACCCACCCCGTCTGGGGCCCGGTTGGGTATCTCGTTCCGCGACTGAACGGGGAACTCCTGATCGGCACAACCGTTGAACAAGCGGGATTTGTCTCGGCCTCTACACTTGCAGGTGTGGCGGAGCTGTGTGAAGCCGCCAGGACGATGGTGCCCAACCTGATGACCGCGCCTCTCGACAGAACATGGGCAGGACTACGTCCCAGACTGCCGGATGGTCTGCCTGCCATTGGTCGCTTTGCGAATATTCCGAATCTGATCGTGGCCACGGGGCACTACCGTAACGGGATCCTGCTCGGACCCCTGACGGGAGAGTTGATCGCCGATCTGATTCTGGACAAAGAGCCGTCTTTTCCCCTCCAGCCTTTCTCTCCGGATCGATTTGCCGGCTGA